A section of the Paenibacillus odorifer genome encodes:
- a CDS encoding aromatic acid exporter family protein, translating to MGFRVIKTAAATLMSVLLASAVGIPNAQSAGLLAILGVEVTLKRSFRTITARFLASLVGLFFGCILFWILGFHYWVLGLYVLVGFPMIVKSGYKEGIVTSSVIVFRVFGQAELSLHVLLQQVELLAIGLGSAGVVNLIYMPQTGGVIYGIRKEVDRYFSVIFTQMARTLREPAYMWDGKELIDADNAVQRGLTAATREMENHVIHPDEAWNVYFYMRKEQLESIQSMMQLISQVYRHLPHGEMVAELFDQLSGDVLAEEYTGRTEHLLEELEQEFESMDLPETREEFEVRSAILQLCRELALYLKIAKRHKIPVSYKPEKRLLTRKKA from the coding sequence ATGGGATTTCGTGTGATTAAAACAGCTGCTGCGACGTTAATGTCCGTTCTTCTCGCGTCTGCAGTAGGCATACCCAATGCACAAAGTGCAGGGCTTTTAGCCATTTTGGGTGTGGAGGTTACCTTGAAAAGGAGTTTCCGGACGATAACGGCGCGTTTTTTGGCCTCGCTCGTGGGACTCTTTTTTGGGTGTATTTTATTTTGGATATTAGGATTTCATTACTGGGTGCTTGGACTATACGTTCTGGTTGGCTTTCCGATGATTGTGAAGTCCGGCTACAAGGAAGGGATTGTCACTAGCTCTGTTATTGTGTTTCGTGTTTTTGGACAAGCTGAGTTATCGCTTCATGTGTTGTTGCAGCAAGTAGAGCTTCTGGCCATAGGTCTCGGTTCAGCGGGGGTGGTTAACTTGATTTACATGCCACAGACCGGGGGAGTTATTTATGGAATCCGCAAGGAAGTGGATAGATACTTTTCAGTTATTTTTACTCAGATGGCCCGTACTTTGCGTGAACCTGCGTATATGTGGGATGGCAAAGAATTAATTGATGCGGATAATGCAGTGCAGCGGGGACTGACTGCCGCTACTCGTGAGATGGAGAATCATGTGATTCATCCTGATGAAGCTTGGAATGTCTATTTCTATATGCGTAAGGAGCAGCTGGAATCGATTCAAAGCATGATGCAGCTGATTTCTCAAGTATATCGCCATTTACCGCATGGAGAGATGGTAGCTGAATTGTTCGACCAGCTTAGCGGAGATGTTTTGGCTGAAGAATATACAGGCCGCACGGAACATTTGCTGGAAGAGCTTGAACAAGAATTTGAAAGCATGGATTTGCCGGAGACACGTGAGGAATTCGAAGTGCGATCAGCGATTCTGCAGCTTTGCAGAGAATTGGCACTTTATTTGAAAATTGCGAAACGCCATAAAATACCGGTCAGCTATAAGCCTGAGAAACGTTTGCTCACCCGGAAAAAAGCTTAA
- a CDS encoding outer spore coat protein CotE: MSLSHKRQTREIITKAICGKGRKFSTATHTVTPPHHPTSILGAWIINHQYEAVAAGNGIEVIGTYDVNIWYSYDKNKQTEVAKETVSYVELIPLSYLDTRHRTSTVEVSAEATQEPNCVEAGVSPGGGSVTLRVEREFEVELVAETKVRVYVTEQSDDPEDKDYDFEGDSFDYDDLDPDNLDDEL; this comes from the coding sequence ATGTCATTAAGCCATAAACGTCAAACAAGGGAGATCATTACGAAGGCAATTTGCGGCAAAGGTCGTAAGTTCTCTACAGCAACCCATACCGTGACTCCGCCACATCATCCGACTAGTATTTTGGGGGCTTGGATTATCAACCACCAATACGAAGCGGTTGCCGCCGGGAACGGAATCGAAGTAATTGGTACTTATGATGTAAACATCTGGTACTCGTACGACAAGAACAAGCAGACCGAGGTAGCAAAGGAAACAGTCTCTTATGTGGAGCTCATCCCGCTTTCCTACCTGGACACGAGACACCGCACTTCAACAGTTGAGGTCTCTGCGGAGGCAACGCAGGAACCCAACTGTGTAGAAGCGGGCGTATCGCCAGGCGGAGGCAGTGTGACACTTCGCGTAGAGCGCGAATTCGAAGTGGAGTTGGTGGCTGAGACCAAAGTCCGTGTGTATGTCACTGAGCAAAGTGATGATCCAGAAGACAAGGATTATGATTTTGAAGGTGATAGCTTCGATTACGATGATCTGGACCCTGACAATCTGGATGATGAGCTGTAA
- a CDS encoding ABC transporter permease: protein MKRTEQAGVLASRELWLQQMHVDFKKRKQRQRNQVIAVRSSLLLLFFVLWEAGARMGWIDELLFSYPTKIFKQIWQDMISGSLWPHLGMTVGETAVGFVLGTLLGTLLAVIIWWSPFLSAVLDPFMVVFNSMPKVALGPIFIVMFGAGFTAIVVTTLSITVIITTLVVYNSFCSVDPNLVKVVRSFGASKVQVFFKVILPASFPTVVSTLKVNVGMSWVGVIVGEFLVAKSGLGYLIIYGFQVFNFTLVMSSLLIIAAVATAMYQLVVYLEKRLLYRR from the coding sequence ATGAAACGAACAGAGCAAGCGGGAGTTTTAGCTTCCCGTGAACTGTGGCTGCAGCAAATGCATGTGGATTTCAAAAAAAGAAAGCAGCGCCAGCGTAATCAGGTAATTGCTGTAAGAAGCAGTCTGTTGCTGCTGTTCTTTGTGCTGTGGGAAGCGGGAGCAAGAATGGGCTGGATTGATGAGTTATTGTTCAGCTACCCGACAAAAATCTTCAAGCAGATTTGGCAGGATATGATCAGTGGAAGCTTGTGGCCTCATTTGGGGATGACGGTAGGAGAGACTGCGGTAGGGTTTGTTCTGGGAACCTTGTTAGGAACGCTGCTGGCAGTGATTATTTGGTGGTCTCCGTTTTTATCAGCGGTGCTTGATCCGTTTATGGTTGTCTTTAACAGTATGCCGAAGGTGGCCTTGGGGCCGATTTTTATCGTAATGTTCGGGGCGGGTTTCACCGCTATCGTTGTAACAACCTTATCGATTACGGTGATCATTACTACACTTGTTGTTTACAATAGCTTTTGTAGTGTGGATCCTAATCTGGTGAAGGTGGTTCGTTCTTTTGGAGCTTCTAAAGTTCAGGTGTTTTTTAAAGTGATTCTTCCGGCATCTTTTCCAACGGTTGTCTCTACCCTAAAGGTGAATGTGGGTATGTCATGGGTCGGGGTTATCGTGGGAGAGTTTCTAGTAGCAAAATCCGGTCTTGGGTACCTGATCATATATGGATTCCAGGTGTTTAATTTCACGCTTGTGATGTCCAGTCTGCTGATTATCGCAGCCGTAGCAACGGCAATGTATCAACTGGTAGTGTATCTGGAGAAGCGCTTGTTATACCGGCGGTAA
- a CDS encoding HD-GYP domain-containing protein encodes MDKDMESFIGKQLVANLFNDKGVFVLPALTLLSAEHIRLIRQHKITLESHDVVQLDSAEFFQLAIDDCTAAIENIFEQIRHNKNKRIPMLEVRNEVIPFIQQVSEKNDFYGVLAALQTKDDYTYRHNVAVGIISTLLGKWLKLKSEDLSMLTIAATLHDIGKMRIPDDILTKPGPLSDEEFQLMKKHTTFGYEMIRDTVGTNHTQALVALQHHERMDGSGYPFGVLGNRITDFSKIVAVADVFHAMTSDRFYRKAAPLYEVLLQMEESVFGKLDPYICRVFINKLMQSMLGNEVELTDGRKGKIVMILATDPLRPLVNIDEDFIDLSKHRSLGIVRVIPQ; translated from the coding sequence ATGGACAAAGATATGGAATCATTTATCGGAAAACAACTTGTAGCTAACCTCTTTAATGACAAAGGAGTATTTGTTTTACCCGCATTGACTTTATTGAGTGCTGAACATATTAGATTAATTCGACAACATAAGATCACTCTGGAATCTCATGACGTCGTCCAGCTGGATAGCGCGGAATTTTTCCAGCTTGCAATTGATGATTGTACAGCTGCGATTGAGAATATTTTTGAACAGATTCGTCATAACAAAAATAAAAGAATTCCTATGCTGGAAGTTAGAAATGAAGTGATTCCGTTTATCCAGCAGGTAAGCGAAAAGAATGACTTCTACGGAGTATTGGCTGCTTTGCAGACCAAAGATGATTATACATACAGACATAATGTAGCCGTGGGCATAATATCTACCTTGCTAGGCAAATGGCTGAAGCTAAAGTCTGAGGATTTGAGCATGTTGACCATTGCAGCGACTCTTCATGATATCGGCAAAATGAGAATCCCGGATGACATATTAACCAAGCCCGGTCCATTATCCGACGAAGAGTTTCAGCTGATGAAAAAGCATACGACCTTTGGGTATGAGATGATCAGGGATACGGTAGGCACAAACCATACCCAAGCGCTAGTAGCCTTACAGCATCATGAAAGAATGGACGGCAGTGGTTATCCATTTGGTGTGCTTGGGAACCGGATTACTGATTTCAGTAAAATCGTTGCTGTGGCTGATGTGTTTCACGCGATGACCTCCGACCGTTTTTATCGCAAAGCGGCTCCTTTATACGAAGTATTACTGCAAATGGAGGAGAGTGTGTTCGGTAAGCTCGACCCTTATATTTGCAGAGTGTTTATTAATAAGTTAATGCAGTCAATGCTAGGGAACGAAGTGGAATTGACAGATGGGCGAAAAGGAAAAATTGTTATGATTCTTGCTACAGACCCTTTGCGGCCACTGGTGAATATTGATGAGGATTTTATTGACTTAAGCAAACATAGATCGCTTGGAATTGTGCGGGTAATCCCGCAATAG
- a CDS encoding FMN-dependent NADH-azoreductase, protein MSKVLFIKANNRPAEQSVSVKLYNEFLESYKLNNPEDEITELDLFAEQLPYYDNTLITGMYKAAQGYEATPEEAAGAAIVNKYLNQFIAADKVVFGFPLWNMTVPAVLHTYVDYLCQAGKTFSYTAEGPVGLLTGKKAIVLNARGGIYSEGPAASAEMAVNFIVGNLNLWGIKDITQVIIEGHNQLPAQSAEIIENGLQLAKETAASF, encoded by the coding sequence ATGTCTAAAGTTCTATTTATTAAAGCAAACAACCGTCCAGCAGAACAATCCGTAAGTGTTAAGCTTTACAATGAATTCTTGGAGAGCTACAAACTCAACAACCCAGAAGATGAAATCACTGAGCTTGATCTGTTCGCAGAGCAACTTCCATACTACGACAATACCCTGATCACTGGTATGTATAAAGCCGCTCAAGGATACGAAGCAACACCTGAAGAAGCAGCTGGTGCCGCTATCGTTAATAAATATCTTAACCAGTTCATCGCTGCAGATAAGGTAGTATTCGGTTTCCCACTGTGGAATATGACTGTACCTGCTGTATTGCACACTTATGTAGATTACCTTTGCCAAGCTGGTAAAACATTCTCTTACACTGCTGAAGGTCCAGTTGGTCTTTTGACAGGTAAAAAAGCAATTGTTCTGAATGCAAGAGGCGGTATCTACTCTGAAGGTCCTGCAGCAAGTGCTGAAATGGCAGTAAACTTCATCGTTGGTAACCTTAACCTGTGGGGAATTAAAGATATTACACAAGTAATCATCGAAGGCCACAACCAACTTCCAGCACAATCTGCTGAAATCATTGAAAACGGATTGCAACTGGCTAAGGAAACTGCTGCATCCTTCTAA
- a CDS encoding ABC transporter ATP-binding protein translates to MLPVVQLKGVTHAYLGDREASLAVEDLNLNVEQGEFVSLVGPSGCGKTTLLSIIAGLLQPSEGEVFVNGQPILGPSPEVGYMLQQDYLFPWRSILDNAVLGLELTGSLNEESHKRTLELLREMGLEGKEHAYPSQLSGGMRQRVALVRTLATNPGLLLLDEPFSALDYQIKLQLEDLVSETLRSRGTTAILVTHDLSEAIAVSNRVILLQRNPGKIRKVFPVPELIRSAPPLYARDQPGFAELFHEVWTEMEIAGRES, encoded by the coding sequence TTGCTTCCAGTAGTGCAATTAAAGGGAGTAACGCATGCCTATCTCGGCGATCGGGAAGCTTCACTGGCCGTTGAGGATCTAAATCTTAATGTCGAGCAGGGAGAGTTCGTCAGCTTAGTAGGTCCAAGTGGCTGTGGCAAGACGACTCTCCTATCGATTATTGCCGGACTGCTGCAGCCCTCTGAGGGTGAAGTATTCGTAAATGGCCAACCCATTCTAGGCCCTTCACCTGAGGTTGGATATATGCTGCAGCAGGATTATCTTTTTCCTTGGCGGAGTATTCTAGACAATGCTGTGCTTGGACTGGAGCTTACCGGAAGCTTAAACGAGGAGAGCCATAAACGGACTTTGGAGCTGCTTCGCGAGATGGGATTAGAAGGGAAAGAACATGCCTATCCTTCTCAGCTATCCGGAGGGATGCGGCAACGGGTGGCTCTTGTACGAACATTAGCTACCAATCCAGGACTGCTGCTGCTAGACGAGCCGTTCTCGGCACTTGATTATCAGATCAAACTTCAGCTGGAGGATTTAGTCTCAGAGACCTTACGCAGCCGGGGAACCACGGCTATTTTGGTCACGCATGATCTGTCAGAAGCGATTGCGGTCAGCAATAGGGTTATTTTATTGCAGCGAAATCCAGGGAAGATTCGTAAAGTGTTTCCTGTTCCGGAGCTAATCCGCTCAGCCCCACCGCTGTATGCGCGTGATCAGCCAGGGTTTGCGGAGCTTTTTCATGAAGTATGGACAGAGATGGAGATCGCAGGGAGGGAAAGCTAA
- a CDS encoding alpha-amylase family glycosyl hydrolase yields the protein MDKRATPITKKHTINGLLSLSLTAFLLSGCSGNNNNIPSSASPFPSPKANTVQDTTTPPAAKTITTDEQPSTVYYEIFVRSFYDSDGDGIGDLKGITKKLDYLNDGNPDTTDDLGIGGIWLMPINPSPSYHGYDVTDYRAINPDYGTIEDLQELVTEAHKRGIKVIMDLVVNHTSKEHPWFVDSAKNKDSKYRDWYIWAEDQGRPANGASAAGSGNAWHSLLGSHYLGGFWEGMPDLNFDHTEVRNEMKDIGKFWLEQGVDGFRLDAAKHIYEDLLTDKSQATTHKNVFWWQDFRKAMNEVNPQAYIVGEVWENSAVTVGTYLDQAFDSSFNFGLAETLINSVKTEKDSGTAFTLERTYNLYSKISESHFTDAIFLTNHDQNRVMSQLDGNLDHAKMAAALLLTLPGNPFIYYGEEIGMLGVKPDEGIREPMRWMTADQGEGQTTWEVGSNNADDVSINVESQTNDSSSLLKRYRELIALRNEVPALRDGGIRDYTSGNVGVMAYERITTKDQVLVVHNLTGDEQIITLHPNVEGISYTKIQKTTADKVTLNSDQLTLPPYSTVIVK from the coding sequence ATGGATAAACGAGCAACACCTATCACCAAAAAACACACAATAAACGGACTTTTGAGTCTTAGCTTAACTGCCTTTCTGCTATCCGGTTGTTCAGGAAATAATAACAATATCCCTTCCTCTGCCTCCCCTTTTCCATCGCCAAAAGCAAATACTGTTCAGGATACTACAACACCTCCCGCTGCAAAAACGATAACTACTGACGAACAACCCTCAACGGTTTATTATGAGATTTTTGTTCGTTCATTCTATGACTCTGACGGGGATGGCATCGGTGACCTCAAAGGGATTACCAAAAAATTAGATTACTTAAATGACGGAAATCCTGACACCACAGACGATCTGGGGATCGGAGGGATTTGGCTTATGCCTATCAACCCTTCACCAAGCTATCATGGTTACGATGTGACTGATTATCGTGCAATCAATCCAGATTATGGGACGATTGAGGATTTACAGGAGCTCGTTACGGAGGCGCATAAACGTGGGATTAAAGTAATTATGGATTTGGTCGTGAATCACACCTCCAAAGAACATCCTTGGTTCGTAGATTCCGCTAAAAATAAGGACAGCAAATATCGCGACTGGTACATATGGGCTGAAGATCAAGGACGTCCTGCGAATGGAGCCAGTGCCGCTGGTAGTGGCAATGCATGGCACTCTTTACTGGGTAGTCATTATCTAGGTGGCTTTTGGGAAGGCATGCCTGATCTAAATTTTGATCATACGGAAGTTCGTAATGAAATGAAGGATATCGGCAAGTTTTGGCTGGAACAAGGGGTTGATGGATTCCGTTTAGACGCTGCTAAACATATTTACGAAGACCTTCTAACCGACAAAAGCCAAGCCACAACCCATAAAAATGTATTTTGGTGGCAGGATTTCCGCAAAGCGATGAATGAAGTGAATCCTCAAGCTTATATTGTTGGTGAAGTATGGGAGAATTCTGCAGTCACCGTAGGGACTTATTTGGATCAAGCCTTTGACTCCAGCTTTAACTTTGGTTTAGCAGAGACTCTTATTAATTCCGTGAAAACTGAAAAAGACAGCGGGACTGCCTTTACGCTGGAACGTACGTATAATCTGTACTCCAAAATATCTGAGAGCCATTTTACCGATGCGATTTTTTTGACAAATCATGATCAAAACAGAGTCATGAGTCAATTAGACGGCAATCTGGATCATGCAAAAATGGCAGCAGCCCTGCTGTTAACCTTGCCTGGAAATCCTTTTATTTATTATGGTGAAGAAATAGGAATGCTTGGTGTAAAACCAGATGAAGGAATTCGTGAGCCCATGAGATGGATGACAGCGGATCAGGGTGAGGGGCAGACTACTTGGGAGGTCGGCAGCAATAACGCTGATGATGTTAGCATTAATGTCGAAAGCCAGACTAACGACAGCAGCTCACTGCTTAAAAGATACCGCGAACTCATTGCGTTAAGAAACGAAGTCCCTGCGCTCCGTGATGGCGGAATTCGAGACTACACTTCTGGCAATGTAGGGGTAATGGCCTACGAACGTATAACAACAAAGGATCAAGTCCTCGTTGTTCATAACCTAACTGGAGATGAACAAATCATTACGCTTCATCCAAATGTCGAAGGTATCTCTTACACCAAGATCCAAAAGACAACTGCTGACAAAGTGACCTTAAATTCAGATCAGCTTACTCTTCCTCCCTATTCAACGGTTATTGTGAAGTAG
- a CDS encoding ABC transporter substrate-binding protein — MKIRKKLSLSLMIITLCFSVLAGCGGKSETVKVKIGEVTRSVFYAPEYVALTQGFFKDEGLDVELQTIPGGDKTMTALLSGAIDVALVGSETSIYVYQQGSDDPVINFAQLTQRDGTFLFARKADGDFNWDKVKGSTFLGQRKGGMPQMAGAFTLSKKGIDPAKDITLIQNIDFANIAGAFASGTGDYVQLFEPQASIFEREDRGAVVASFGVESGYLPYTVFMSKNSYISKNGDTVQKFTNAIQRAQLWVKEHSPEEITDAIITYFDKTDRDIVISAVKRYKEQDTYAINPVVDNEEWNNLLDVMDNAGELKERVPAEKIVNNTFAEKAEKTIKSSGSK, encoded by the coding sequence ATGAAGATTCGGAAAAAGCTGTCATTGTCGCTCATGATCATTACTTTATGCTTTTCAGTACTTGCCGGTTGCGGCGGAAAGTCAGAGACGGTAAAGGTGAAGATTGGGGAGGTTACCCGCTCTGTCTTTTATGCACCCGAGTATGTTGCCTTGACTCAAGGTTTCTTCAAAGATGAAGGGCTGGATGTAGAACTGCAGACGATTCCCGGTGGCGATAAAACGATGACCGCATTGCTTTCAGGTGCTATTGATGTGGCGTTGGTTGGTTCAGAAACCTCCATTTACGTGTATCAGCAGGGCTCGGATGATCCGGTCATTAATTTTGCACAGCTGACTCAAAGGGATGGAACTTTCCTGTTCGCCCGGAAGGCTGATGGAGATTTTAATTGGGATAAAGTGAAGGGCTCTACTTTCCTTGGTCAAAGAAAAGGCGGAATGCCACAAATGGCAGGCGCGTTTACTTTATCTAAAAAAGGAATTGATCCTGCGAAGGATATTACCTTGATCCAAAATATCGATTTTGCTAATATTGCCGGTGCATTTGCTTCAGGTACTGGTGATTATGTGCAGCTGTTTGAGCCGCAGGCCTCTATCTTCGAACGAGAAGACCGGGGAGCTGTAGTGGCATCGTTTGGGGTAGAGAGCGGTTATTTACCTTACACAGTATTTATGTCAAAGAACAGCTATATAAGCAAAAATGGGGACACCGTGCAAAAGTTCACTAATGCCATCCAGCGTGCTCAGCTTTGGGTGAAGGAACATAGTCCTGAAGAAATTACGGATGCCATAATAACTTATTTTGATAAAACGGATCGTGACATTGTGATTTCTGCTGTAAAACGCTACAAGGAACAGGACACCTACGCCATTAATCCGGTTGTTGATAATGAAGAATGGAATAATCTGCTGGATGTTATGGATAACGCAGGTGAACTTAAAGAACGTGTTCCAGCAGAAAAAATCGTGAACAATACTTTTGCTGAAAAAGCTGAAAAGACCATAAAGAGCAGTGGCTCTAAATAA